One Agrobacterium vaccinii DNA window includes the following coding sequences:
- a CDS encoding ribokinase, translated as MITVFGSINMDLVAISDRLPKPGETVTGKTFSTAAGGKGANQALAAKRAGATVKMAGAVGDDAFAAPALTLLRDARTDLSLVKSVAVPTGTAVILIGEGGENMISVIPAANGEVSAADAERTVSEMTAGDILMLQFEIPAEAIEAALKAAKAKRVTTLINTAPLTSEAQRLSRLTDVVIANETEFELLIGRNGLSADQREKELAALHDETGQTLIVTLGAEGVIAVRNGKLVKAKGLKIEPVDTVGAGDTFCGYLAASLDAGLDFEAALRRAAVAGSLACTRPGAQPSIPVASEVDAKI; from the coding sequence ATGATCACAGTTTTCGGCTCCATCAACATGGACCTCGTTGCCATTTCCGACCGTCTGCCAAAACCGGGTGAAACCGTGACCGGCAAGACCTTCTCCACCGCCGCCGGTGGCAAGGGCGCCAATCAAGCGCTGGCTGCGAAACGTGCCGGTGCCACGGTGAAAATGGCGGGTGCCGTTGGCGACGACGCCTTCGCAGCCCCGGCCCTGACCCTGCTTCGCGATGCCAGAACCGATCTGTCGCTGGTCAAGTCCGTTGCCGTGCCAACCGGAACCGCCGTTATTCTGATTGGTGAGGGCGGGGAAAACATGATTTCGGTCATCCCCGCCGCCAATGGCGAAGTGTCGGCAGCCGATGCGGAACGAACTGTTTCAGAGATGACGGCAGGCGACATCCTGATGTTGCAGTTCGAAATACCAGCCGAGGCCATCGAAGCAGCACTCAAGGCCGCCAAGGCAAAACGTGTCACGACGCTCATCAACACCGCGCCGCTGACATCTGAGGCGCAGCGCCTGTCGCGACTGACGGATGTCGTCATTGCCAATGAAACCGAGTTCGAATTGCTGATCGGCAGAAATGGCCTTTCCGCTGACCAGCGGGAAAAGGAACTCGCCGCCCTTCATGACGAAACCGGCCAGACGCTGATCGTCACGCTGGGTGCGGAAGGCGTAATCGCCGTTCGCAATGGCAAGCTCGTCAAGGCCAAGGGCCTGAAGATCGAGCCGGTCGATACGGTCGGTGCGGGTGATACGTTTTGCGGTTATCTGGCTGCGAGCCTGGATGCGGGTCTCGATTTCGAGGCAGCCCTTCGTCGCGCCGCCGTTGCCGGTTCTCTGGCCTGCACCCGGCCCGGAGCACAGCCGTCGATACCCGTCGCATCCGAGGTAGATGCTAAAATCTAA
- a CDS encoding DNA recombination protein RmuC — translation MNIDLNALGTTAFSLGSLQISVGALLGILIAGCLVAAAFMWRKPPAPDQSRDEITELLRTQSELHGRIAAMTESLSARQNEMSQTLNDRLDGMSQRIGTTLTEQTRSTHENLSKLQERLAVIDAAQGNIQDLAKDVIGLQAILNNKQTRGAFGQARMEALIADALPSGSYSLQPTLSNGFRPDCTIRMPNNAPPLVIDAKFPLEAWNALKADDTPEAKRAATQQFRRDMEVHIRDVADKYLISGETQDTAFIFVPSESIFADIHQHFENLVQRAHRSRVVIVSPSLLMLSVQVIQSVLKDQRMREQAHLIQGEVAMLMDDVRRLDERTRKLQAHFGLVQKDVDMMLTSSDKVLARGIKIESLDFAPSQKEIAHLEAEQLRRIADVRAGATKLRVVDDE, via the coding sequence ATGAACATCGATCTCAATGCGCTTGGTACGACAGCTTTCAGTCTCGGCAGCCTCCAGATATCGGTTGGCGCTCTCCTCGGCATTCTCATTGCGGGCTGTCTGGTGGCTGCGGCGTTCATGTGGCGCAAACCGCCCGCGCCCGATCAATCGCGGGATGAAATCACCGAGCTTTTGAGAACCCAGTCGGAGCTGCATGGCCGCATCGCCGCCATGACGGAGAGCCTCAGCGCCCGCCAGAACGAAATGAGCCAGACGCTGAACGACCGGCTGGATGGCATGTCTCAGCGCATCGGCACCACGCTGACGGAGCAGACCCGCTCGACGCACGAAAACCTCAGCAAATTGCAGGAACGCCTCGCCGTCATCGATGCCGCGCAGGGCAATATTCAGGATCTGGCCAAGGACGTGATCGGCCTGCAGGCCATTCTCAACAACAAGCAGACGCGCGGCGCTTTTGGCCAAGCGCGTATGGAAGCGCTGATTGCCGACGCCCTGCCCTCCGGCTCCTACAGTTTGCAGCCGACGCTTTCGAACGGCTTCCGGCCCGATTGCACCATCCGAATGCCGAACAACGCGCCGCCACTGGTCATCGACGCGAAATTTCCATTGGAAGCGTGGAATGCGCTGAAGGCCGACGATACGCCAGAGGCCAAACGCGCCGCCACCCAGCAATTTCGTCGCGATATGGAAGTGCATATCCGCGATGTGGCGGACAAATATCTCATCTCAGGCGAAACCCAGGACACCGCCTTTATCTTCGTGCCCTCTGAATCCATCTTTGCCGATATTCATCAACACTTCGAAAACCTCGTGCAGCGCGCCCACCGGTCGCGCGTCGTCATCGTTTCGCCGTCGCTGTTGATGCTGTCGGTTCAGGTCATCCAGTCGGTGTTGAAAGACCAGCGCATGCGCGAACAGGCGCATCTCATTCAAGGCGAAGTGGCGATGCTGATGGACGATGTGCGGCGTCTGGATGAGCGGACGCGCAAATTGCAGGCGCATTTCGGGCTGGTGCAGAAGGACGTGGACATGATGCTGACCTCGTCCGACAAGGTCTTGGCGCGCGGCATCAAGATCGAAAGCCTCGATTTCGCGCCGTCGCAAAAGGAAATTGCTCATCTCGAAGCCGAACAGTTGCGGCGCATCGCGGATGTGCGCGCCGGTGCCACCAAGCTGAGGGTGGTTGACGACGAGTGA
- the def gene encoding peptide deformylase — protein MTIKPLIILPDPLLRQQSKPIEQVDAEITRLADDMLDTMYDAPGIGLAAIQIGVPRRMLVIDISREDEDRNPVVFINPEILKVSDDVSAYEEGCLSIPDYYAEVERPASLTVGYIDRDGKQQTVEADGLLATCLQHEMDHLNGVLFIDHISRLKRDMVIKKFTKAARAKI, from the coding sequence ATGACGATCAAACCTCTTATTATTTTGCCTGATCCACTGCTGCGCCAGCAATCCAAGCCCATCGAACAGGTGGATGCCGAGATCACGCGTCTGGCCGACGACATGCTGGACACGATGTATGATGCGCCGGGTATCGGCCTTGCCGCCATCCAGATCGGCGTGCCGCGCCGCATGCTGGTCATCGACATCTCACGCGAGGATGAAGACCGCAATCCGGTTGTGTTCATCAACCCGGAAATCCTCAAAGTGTCGGACGATGTCTCGGCCTATGAGGAGGGCTGTCTGTCCATTCCCGACTATTATGCCGAGGTTGAGCGCCCGGCTTCGCTGACGGTTGGCTATATCGATCGCGATGGCAAGCAGCAGACGGTGGAAGCCGATGGCCTTTTGGCAACCTGCCTTCAACATGAAATGGACCATCTCAACGGTGTTCTGTTCATCGACCACATTTCCCGCCTGAAACGGGATATGGTCATCAAGAAATTCACCAAAGCGGCCCGCGCAAAAATCTGA
- the fmt gene encoding methionyl-tRNA formyltransferase, which produces MALRIIFMGTPEFSVPTLRALVDAGHEIAAVYTQPPRPGGRRGLDLQKSPVHQAAELLGIPVLTPLNFKAEEDRAEFKAFNADVAVVVAYGLLLPEAILNGTRLGCYNGHASLLPRWRGAAPIQRAIMAGDTETGMMVMQMEKGLDTGPVALTARVAIGPNMTAGELHDSLMLAGARLMREAMLKLEDNDLSLTPQSEEGVVYAAKIDKAETRINFSWSSQDVHNHIRGLSPFPGAWFEMQIGGKAERVKVLETQLASGMGEAGSVLDGALTIACGSGAVRLVRLQKAGGKPMLAQDFLRGTPVAVGTRLG; this is translated from the coding sequence ATGGCACTGCGCATCATTTTCATGGGAACGCCGGAATTTTCCGTTCCCACCCTGCGCGCACTGGTCGACGCGGGCCATGAGATCGCCGCTGTCTATACACAGCCGCCACGACCCGGCGGTCGTCGCGGGCTCGACCTCCAGAAATCACCCGTGCATCAGGCCGCCGAACTGCTCGGCATTCCGGTTTTGACGCCGCTGAATTTCAAGGCGGAAGAAGACCGGGCGGAATTCAAGGCGTTCAACGCAGACGTGGCCGTCGTCGTCGCCTATGGCCTGCTGCTGCCTGAGGCCATTTTGAACGGCACCCGTCTCGGCTGCTACAATGGTCACGCCTCGCTGCTTCCGCGCTGGCGGGGTGCCGCCCCCATTCAGCGCGCCATCATGGCTGGAGATACCGAAACCGGCATGATGGTAATGCAGATGGAAAAGGGGCTGGACACTGGCCCCGTGGCGCTGACCGCGCGCGTTGCCATCGGCCCGAACATGACGGCTGGCGAATTGCATGACAGCCTGATGCTGGCGGGCGCGCGGCTAATGCGCGAGGCGATGCTGAAGCTGGAAGATAATGACTTGTCACTGACACCGCAGTCGGAGGAGGGCGTTGTCTACGCCGCCAAGATCGACAAGGCCGAGACCCGCATCAATTTCTCCTGGTCCAGCCAGGATGTGCACAATCACATTCGCGGCCTCTCGCCTTTTCCAGGTGCGTGGTTCGAAATGCAGATCGGCGGCAAGGCCGAACGCGTGAAGGTGCTGGAAACGCAGTTGGCAAGCGGCATGGGCGAGGCGGGCTCCGTTCTGGACGGTGCCCTGACCATCGCTTGCGGCAGCGGCGCGGTTAGGCTGGTGCGTCTGCAAAAGGCGGGCGGCAAGCCGATGTTGGCGCAAGATTTTCTGCGCGGCACTCCAGTTGCTGTCGGAACGAGGCTCGGCTGA
- the truA gene encoding tRNA pseudouridine(38-40) synthase TruA: MPRFRMTVEYDGSPYFGWQRQTNGPSVQGALEAAVLSLTTEVVSFRGAGRTDSGVHAKGQVVHVDLTRAWEPYKLRNALNAHLAMAGEAVSVLDVEAVTEDFDARFSALRRHYLYRIICRKSRLALEHKRAWWVSKDLDHEAMHAAAQTLVGRHDFTTFRSVHCQANSPVRTLDRLDVTRDGDLIEIRATAQSFLHNQIRSFAGTLKLAGDGGMTVEDVKAALEARDRKACGPVAPPDGLYFMQVDYPDVIPPRKPRPEMTNDGDDLS; encoded by the coding sequence ATGCCACGCTTCCGCATGACCGTCGAATATGATGGTTCCCCTTATTTCGGCTGGCAACGGCAGACCAATGGGCCGTCGGTTCAAGGCGCGCTGGAAGCAGCCGTTCTGTCGTTGACGACGGAAGTCGTGAGCTTTCGCGGCGCGGGCCGTACAGACTCAGGCGTTCACGCCAAGGGACAGGTCGTGCATGTTGATCTCACCCGCGCCTGGGAGCCCTACAAGCTGCGCAACGCACTAAACGCGCATCTTGCCATGGCGGGAGAGGCTGTCTCGGTTCTGGACGTGGAAGCCGTCACCGAGGATTTCGACGCGCGCTTTTCAGCACTCCGCCGCCATTACCTTTACCGCATCATCTGCCGCAAATCCCGGCTGGCGCTGGAACATAAGCGGGCCTGGTGGGTATCGAAAGACCTCGACCATGAGGCCATGCATGCGGCGGCCCAAACGTTGGTGGGTCGGCATGATTTTACAACCTTCCGCTCCGTGCATTGCCAGGCCAACAGCCCGGTCAGAACGCTCGACCGGCTGGATGTGACGCGCGACGGCGACCTGATCGAAATACGCGCGACGGCACAAAGCTTTCTGCACAATCAGATCCGATCTTTTGCCGGCACGCTGAAACTGGCCGGTGACGGCGGCATGACGGTTGAAGACGTGAAGGCAGCACTGGAGGCGCGTGACCGCAAGGCCTGCGGCCCGGTTGCGCCGCCGGACGGGCTCTATTTCATGCAGGTGGATTATCCCGATGTGATACCGCCACGGAAACCCAGACCGGAGATGACCAATGACGGTGACGATCTATCATAA
- the arsC gene encoding arsenate reductase (glutaredoxin) (This arsenate reductase requires both glutathione and glutaredoxin to convert arsenate to arsenite, after which the efflux transporter formed by ArsA and ArsB can extrude the arsenite from the cell, providing resistance.), producing the protein MTVTIYHNPACGTSRNTLAMIRQSGEEPIIIEYLKTPPSRDEIVSLAEKIGVPLRGLLREKGTPYAELGLSDESLSDDALLDAIEAHPILLNRPIVVTDKGARLCRPSELVLEILDEGSIGSFTKEDGEVVPGR; encoded by the coding sequence ATGACGGTGACGATCTATCATAACCCCGCCTGCGGCACCTCGCGCAACACGCTGGCCATGATCCGCCAATCGGGCGAAGAACCTATCATCATCGAATATCTGAAGACGCCGCCGTCGCGCGATGAGATCGTCTCTCTTGCTGAAAAGATCGGTGTGCCGCTGCGCGGCCTTCTGCGGGAAAAAGGCACGCCCTATGCGGAGCTTGGGCTTTCGGACGAGAGTTTGAGCGATGATGCCTTGCTGGATGCCATCGAAGCACATCCAATCCTGCTCAATCGGCCTATCGTGGTGACGGACAAGGGCGCACGTCTTTGTCGCCCATCGGAACTGGTGCTGGAGATTCTGGACGAAGGCAGCATTGGTAGCTTCACCAAGGAAGATGGCGAGGTTGTACCTGGGCGCTGA
- the dapE gene encoding succinyl-diaminopimelate desuccinylase: MHATDPVANLAALIRCPSVTPAEGGALTLLDTLLTPLGFAVERVMATEEGTPDVENLYARLGDQGPHLMFAGHTDVVPVGDETAWSHPPFAAEIAGGEMFGRGAVDMKGGIACFVAAIARHIEKHGKPEGSVSFLITGDEEGPSINGTSKLLEWAAAKGETWDACVVGEPTNPDQLGDMIKIGRRGSLSGRIVVHGVQGHAAYPHLADNPIRGMLQLTQALMNPPFDTGTDNFQPSNLEVTTIDTGNAATNVIPSKATAAFNIRFNDTWTAETLRAEIIRRLDEAAADGALRPGRSPVNYDIIWADRPSHVFLTRNNALISSLSGAVAEVTGNEPKLSTTGGTSDARFIKDYCPVVEFGLVGQTMHMVDERVAVADVETLTRIYEVFIKRWFDHAVA; this comes from the coding sequence ATGCACGCCACCGATCCCGTCGCCAATCTCGCCGCCCTCATCCGTTGCCCGTCGGTCACACCAGCGGAAGGTGGAGCGCTTACGCTGCTCGACACGCTGCTGACGCCACTCGGCTTTGCGGTGGAGCGTGTGATGGCAACGGAAGAGGGAACGCCTGACGTCGAAAATCTCTATGCACGGCTTGGTGATCAAGGTCCGCATCTGATGTTTGCAGGCCATACCGATGTCGTGCCCGTGGGTGACGAGACCGCCTGGAGCCATCCGCCTTTTGCGGCTGAAATCGCAGGTGGTGAGATGTTCGGGCGCGGCGCCGTGGATATGAAGGGCGGCATCGCGTGCTTCGTCGCGGCCATCGCCCGCCATATCGAAAAACATGGAAAGCCCGAGGGCTCCGTATCCTTCCTCATCACCGGCGATGAAGAGGGACCATCCATCAATGGCACCTCCAAGCTTCTGGAGTGGGCGGCAGCCAAGGGCGAGACATGGGATGCCTGCGTGGTGGGAGAGCCCACCAACCCGGACCAGTTGGGCGACATGATCAAGATCGGTCGCCGCGGCTCGCTGTCCGGTCGCATCGTCGTCCATGGCGTGCAGGGCCACGCCGCCTATCCGCATCTCGCCGACAATCCCATTCGCGGCATGCTGCAATTGACCCAGGCGCTGATGAATCCGCCCTTCGATACAGGCACGGATAATTTCCAGCCATCCAACCTCGAAGTCACGACCATCGACACCGGCAATGCGGCCACAAACGTCATTCCATCCAAGGCGACGGCTGCCTTCAACATCCGTTTCAACGATACGTGGACGGCAGAGACACTACGCGCCGAAATCATCCGTCGCCTGGATGAGGCTGCCGCCGACGGCGCGCTGCGCCCGGGACGCTCGCCGGTCAACTACGACATCATCTGGGCCGACCGCCCCTCCCACGTCTTCCTGACCCGCAACAATGCGCTGATCTCATCGCTGTCGGGCGCCGTCGCAGAGGTCACCGGCAACGAGCCGAAGCTGTCAACGACAGGCGGCACGTCGGATGCCCGTTTCATCAAGGATTACTGCCCGGTGGTCGAGTTCGGCCTCGTCGGCCAGACCATGCACATGGTGGATGAGCGCGTGGCGGTTGCGGATGTGGAAACGTTGACCCGCATCTACGAGGTCTTCATCAAACGCTGGTTTGACCATGCCGTCGCGTAG
- the dapD gene encoding 2,3,4,5-tetrahydropyridine-2,6-dicarboxylate N-succinyltransferase, translating into MSISDLGSLETIIETAFDNRDSVNISTKGEVRDAVETALNLLDGGQVRVAEKQADGNWTVNQWLKKAVLLSFRLNDMEIVTGGPGESTWWDKVPSKFENWGENQFRAAGFRAVPNAVVRRSAYVAKNVVLMPSFVNLGAYVDEGTMVDTWATVGSCAQIGKNVHLSGGVGIGGVLEPLQAGPTIIEDNCFIGARSEVVEGCIIREGAVLGMGVFIGKSTKIVDRATGSITYGEVPPYSVVVAGTMPGKPFPNGEMGPSLYCAVIVKTVDEKTRSKTGINELLRD; encoded by the coding sequence ATGAGCATCTCGGATCTTGGCTCCCTTGAAACAATCATCGAAACCGCATTCGATAATCGCGATAGTGTCAACATATCGACCAAGGGCGAAGTGCGCGATGCCGTCGAAACCGCGCTGAACCTGCTGGATGGCGGCCAAGTGCGCGTTGCCGAAAAGCAGGCCGATGGCAACTGGACCGTGAACCAGTGGCTGAAGAAAGCCGTGCTGCTCTCCTTCCGTCTCAACGACATGGAAATCGTAACCGGCGGCCCCGGCGAATCCACATGGTGGGACAAGGTGCCCTCGAAATTCGAAAACTGGGGTGAAAACCAGTTCCGCGCGGCAGGCTTCCGCGCCGTACCGAATGCCGTCGTGCGTCGCTCTGCCTACGTTGCCAAGAACGTCGTCCTGATGCCGTCCTTCGTCAATCTCGGTGCTTACGTCGATGAAGGCACCATGGTCGACACTTGGGCAACCGTCGGCTCCTGCGCGCAGATTGGCAAGAATGTGCACCTGTCCGGCGGCGTCGGCATTGGTGGCGTACTCGAGCCGCTTCAGGCTGGCCCGACCATCATCGAAGACAATTGCTTCATCGGCGCTCGTTCGGAAGTCGTTGAAGGCTGCATCATTCGCGAAGGTGCCGTCCTCGGCATGGGCGTGTTCATCGGCAAGTCCACCAAGATCGTGGACCGCGCCACCGGCTCAATCACCTATGGCGAAGTGCCGCCTTACTCGGTCGTCGTTGCTGGCACCATGCCGGGCAAGCCTTTCCCGAATGGCGAGATGGGTCCAAGCCTCTATTGCGCGGTCATCGTCAAGACCGTTGACGAGAAGACCCGCTCCAAGACCGGCATCAACGAGTTGCTGCGCGACTGA
- a CDS encoding LOG family protein: MAKLKNGKLRRKDGVWDPLKSSSDDKQQAEGLPKTPQSASPSYRLAYADTDFLCREELRPIRLQLELMKPEMILTERGIKSTVVLFGGARIPEPGGKAWAARNETQRKNLEAASVYYDEARKFAKLCAGESEKHDHREYVVMTGGGPGVMEAGNRGASEAGAPSIGLNILLPHEQAPNPHVTPELSFNFHYFAIRKMHFLMRAKAVVVFPGGFGTMDELFETLTLIQTKRMAPIPLILFGEAFWRSIINFEALADFGTIAPDDMELLHFCETAEDAWKVVADFYEL, encoded by the coding sequence ATGGCAAAACTGAAAAATGGCAAGTTGCGTCGCAAGGACGGCGTCTGGGACCCTTTGAAATCCAGCTCGGATGACAAGCAACAAGCAGAAGGCCTGCCCAAAACCCCGCAATCCGCTTCGCCATCCTATCGTCTGGCCTATGCCGACACCGATTTTCTATGCCGCGAAGAGTTGCGCCCCATCCGGCTGCAACTGGAACTGATGAAGCCGGAAATGATCCTGACCGAGCGCGGCATCAAATCCACCGTCGTGCTGTTTGGCGGTGCGCGTATTCCCGAGCCGGGCGGCAAGGCCTGGGCGGCGCGCAACGAAACGCAGAGGAAGAACCTGGAAGCTGCCTCGGTTTATTATGACGAGGCCCGCAAGTTCGCTAAACTCTGCGCCGGCGAATCCGAAAAGCATGATCACCGCGAATATGTCGTGATGACGGGTGGCGGACCGGGCGTGATGGAAGCGGGCAACCGCGGTGCATCGGAAGCCGGCGCCCCGTCCATCGGCCTCAACATTCTGCTGCCGCACGAGCAGGCACCCAACCCGCATGTGACGCCGGAACTCAGCTTCAATTTCCACTATTTCGCCATCCGCAAGATGCATTTCCTGATGCGCGCCAAGGCGGTCGTGGTGTTTCCCGGCGGCTTCGGCACCATGGATGAGCTGTTTGAAACACTGACCCTGATCCAGACCAAGCGCATGGCACCCATCCCGCTCATCCTGTTCGGTGAGGCTTTCTGGCGTTCCATTATCAATTTCGAAGCGCTGGCCGATTTCGGCACCATTGCGCCCGATGATATGGAGCTGCTGCATTTCTGCGAAACGGCTGAGGATGCGTGGAAGGTTGTTGCGGATTTTTATGAGCTTTGA
- a CDS encoding nucleoside hydrolase has translation MAERRKIIIDTDPGQDDAAAIMLALASPDEIEVLGLCAVAGNVPLKLTSRNIRIMLELCDRTEIPVYEGCERPLVRASITAEHVHGSTGLDGPTLPEPVLEAQSQNAIDFIIDTIRREPEGTITLCTLGALTNIATALQKAPDIAPRVKELVLMGGGFFEGGNITPAAEFNIYVDPQAADIVFRSGIPLVMMPLDVTHKLLTTKARVAAIRDIGTRPAIAMAEMLEFFERFDVEKYGSDGGPLHDPTVIAYLIKPELFDGRDCNVEIEVNSELTIGMTVVDWWKVTGRAPNARVMRDVDANGFFALLTERFARI, from the coding sequence ATGGCCGAGCGCAGAAAAATCATCATCGACACCGACCCGGGACAGGACGACGCAGCCGCCATCATGCTGGCATTGGCGAGCCCGGATGAAATCGAAGTCCTCGGTCTGTGTGCCGTTGCCGGCAACGTGCCGCTGAAACTGACAAGCCGCAACATCCGCATCATGCTGGAACTGTGCGACCGCACCGAAATCCCTGTCTATGAAGGCTGCGAGCGCCCACTGGTCCGCGCCTCGATCACCGCCGAACACGTGCACGGCAGCACCGGGCTGGACGGCCCTACTCTGCCGGAGCCGGTTCTCGAAGCGCAATCGCAAAACGCTATCGACTTCATCATCGACACGATCCGCCGCGAGCCAGAGGGCACCATCACGCTCTGCACCTTGGGCGCACTGACCAACATCGCCACCGCCTTGCAGAAGGCGCCCGATATTGCACCGCGCGTGAAAGAACTGGTGCTGATGGGCGGCGGTTTCTTCGAAGGCGGCAACATCACGCCTGCTGCCGAATTCAACATTTATGTCGATCCGCAGGCCGCCGACATCGTCTTCCGCTCCGGCATTCCGCTGGTCATGATGCCACTCGATGTGACGCACAAGCTTTTGACCACCAAGGCCCGCGTTGCCGCCATCCGCGATATCGGCACGCGCCCTGCGATTGCCATGGCGGAAATGCTGGAGTTCTTCGAGCGCTTCGACGTGGAGAAATACGGCTCCGACGGCGGCCCGCTGCATGACCCGACCGTGATTGCCTATCTCATCAAGCCGGAACTCTTCGATGGCCGAGATTGCAACGTCGAAATCGAAGTGAATTCCGAACTCACAATCGGAATGACGGTTGTCGACTGGTGGAAGGTGACAGGCCGCGCGCCCAACGCCCGCGTGATGCGCGATGTGGACGCGAATGGGTTCTTTGCGCTTCTGACGGAGCGTTTTGCGCGGATTTGA
- a CDS encoding Hsp20 family protein has product MSRMTPFTHPLMLGFDAMEKTLERMAKANDGYPPYNIERLAAEGNSPERLRITIAAAGFSEDDLEVTTADNQLVIRGRQQEQDAKDYLYRGIAARQFQRVFVLADGMQVNDARLRNGLLSIDLTRPEISNVVKKINISVSQ; this is encoded by the coding sequence ATGAGTCGCATGACACCTTTCACGCACCCGCTGATGCTGGGTTTCGATGCCATGGAAAAAACGCTGGAGCGCATGGCAAAGGCGAATGATGGTTATCCCCCCTATAATATCGAACGCCTGGCAGCCGAGGGAAACAGTCCTGAGCGCCTGCGGATCACCATTGCGGCCGCTGGTTTTTCCGAAGACGATCTGGAGGTGACGACGGCTGACAATCAGCTCGTCATCCGTGGACGCCAGCAGGAACAGGATGCGAAGGACTATCTTTATCGCGGTATTGCCGCGCGGCAGTTCCAACGGGTTTTCGTGCTCGCGGATGGCATGCAGGTCAATGATGCGCGTCTGCGCAACGGGTTGCTATCCATCGATCTGACGCGCCCTGAAATCTCCAACGTGGTGAAGAAAATTAACATTTCCGTCTCACAGTAG
- a CDS encoding DUF1150 family protein: MLLKEAHARLTKSQLAHIGAGEVGYIRKMRAEEVNRCFPEAPNIDPGLDLWALFGADGTPILLTDNRSSTFFKAAEDELRTISVH, encoded by the coding sequence ATGCTCTTGAAAGAAGCGCATGCGCGTTTGACCAAGTCACAGCTGGCTCATATCGGGGCAGGCGAAGTCGGATACATCAGAAAGATGCGTGCCGAAGAAGTGAACCGTTGTTTTCCAGAAGCACCCAATATCGATCCCGGCCTTGATCTCTGGGCGCTCTTTGGTGCCGATGGTACGCCGATCCTTTTGACGGACAACCGCTCCAGCACCTTCTTCAAGGCCGCCGAAGACGAGCTCCGCACCATCAGCGTGCACTGA
- a CDS encoding trimeric intracellular cation channel family protein — translation MTLLAFLDYAGVAVFAATGALAASRKQLDLIGFLFFAAVTGIGGGTLRDLVLGRAPVFWVVNPTYILVCVVIAALVYLTAHLMESRYKLLIWLDAIGLSAYCVMGAAKGLAASGSPTVAIVTGTLTATFGGVLRDILAGEPSVLLRPEVYISCALAGACVFTAAHAIGLPLLAASAAGVLTAFAIRSGALIFGWTFPRYHPRPGRPPEDVM, via the coding sequence ATGACCCTTCTGGCCTTTCTCGATTATGCGGGCGTTGCCGTTTTTGCCGCAACCGGCGCACTTGCCGCCTCGCGCAAACAGCTCGATCTTATCGGATTTCTGTTTTTTGCCGCCGTCACCGGCATTGGCGGCGGTACGCTGCGAGATCTGGTGCTGGGCCGCGCTCCGGTCTTCTGGGTGGTCAACCCGACCTATATTCTCGTCTGCGTCGTTATCGCAGCGTTGGTCTATCTCACTGCGCACCTGATGGAATCGCGGTACAAGCTGCTGATCTGGCTCGACGCTATCGGTCTCTCGGCCTATTGCGTCATGGGCGCCGCAAAAGGACTTGCAGCTAGCGGATCACCCACCGTGGCGATCGTGACCGGCACCTTGACCGCAACATTCGGCGGCGTTCTTCGTGACATATTGGCCGGTGAGCCATCCGTTTTGCTGCGGCCAGAGGTTTATATCAGCTGCGCTTTGGCAGGAGCCTGCGTTTTCACAGCGGCCCATGCAATCGGCCTGCCGCTTCTGGCCGCGTCCGCTGCTGGGGTTCTCACAGCATTCGCGATCAGAAGCGGCGCGCTGATCTTCGGCTGGACCTTTCCGCGTTATCATCCCCGCCCCGGCAGACCGCCCGAAGACGTGATGTAA